The window CATTTTCCAGAACATCCAGAATTTGGTTGGCTGCCTTTTTGGGGTAACGACCTGTAGGCCATCCTTTAAGTCCCTTTCGGTGGCCTACTTTTTTGTTATGTCTTTTGAAGGGTACTGGTCTTTTCATCTGGATTACATCTTCCAGATATTCTTTGGCTTCATCCAGATACATTCCCCGGATTTCCCTGCAGATCTCCACTGAGTGTTTTGGTGAGATTTTTAGGGATCTGCCAGCGGCTTTAGCTACTTTTCCCGTTCCTTCGTAAGCATATTTCAATTTTGCCATAATTTGATTCTCCTTATTTCAGGGGCACGAACATGGATGAACGGGTTGCACCCATACCAGGGTCTCCGTGCTGTACTTTTTGTCGGGTTACTGCGAATTCTCCAAAGTAACAGCCTATCATTTCTGGTTGTATTTGGACTTCCACAAATTCTTTGCCATTGTAGATGCCAAAGGTCATGCCCACCATTTCTGGTAAAACAATCATGTCTCTACAATGGGTTCTGATGATTTTTGGTCGTCCGCCCTTGTTTTCATCTTTTTTCAGTTTTCGTATCTTCTCTAGTACCTTTTTTTGCCTGGGTAAGAAACCCTTTTTAAGGGATCTGCGTTGCCTTGATGGGAATAACTGGATGACATTATCCAGTGGCATCTGCTGCAGTTCTTCCAGGGTGTAACCACGATACTTGAATTCTTTCCTCGCCAATTAGCCTCCTCCTTAAATTTTCTTTGCTCATATCCTGTATTTTCGTAATTTTATTCCTAATTTGTGAGATAATAACTATGTATACTGAGTTTATCTCCTTTTTCCGGTTCTTTTGGCTGCTATGGAACCCACTTTTCTTCCTGGTGGGGCATGTCTGGAGACTGTGGTTGGTCGTCCTGGGTGCTGGCGGTTTCCACCACCGTGTGGGTGGTCTACTGCGTTCATTGCTACACCACGCACTGTCATGCACTTTTTACCCTTAGCTTTAGTTGCATAGTGTCGGTTTCCTGCTTTCAGGAATGGTTTTTCTTTCCTACCTCCCCCTGCAACCACTCCTATGGTGGCTCGACTTTGGGGGTTGAAAGCCTTTAATTCCCCTGAGGGAAGTTCCACAATGGCTTTACCCACATCATGGGTGATAAGAGAAGCATAAGTACCTGAGGATCGGACGAATTTTCCTCCGTCACCAGGGTTGTTTTCCAGGTTGTACACCGGTGTTCCTTCCGGGATTTCTCCCAGTGGTAGTGAGTTTCCTGGTTTTATTGGTGCGGATACTCCGCAAGCAATTTCATCATTAATGGCAATGCTTTCCGGGGCCAGTATGAGTTTCTGTTCTCCGTTTTCGAATTTGACTTTGGCCACCGGGGCAGTTCTACCGGGATCATGGATGATGTCCACTACCTTTCCATTGAGGCTGCCATTTTTTTCAACATCATCATAGGTTCGGTACTGTATTTTTCCTTTGAATCTGTGTGATGCACTACGGTGGGTGGGGGTTCCTCTTCCCCTTCTTTGAATTATTAATCGTTTTCCCATTATTTAATCCTCCCTTAGAATACACCCATCTTTACGGCGATGTCTTCGGCACTGGCCTCTTCGGTGAGTTTAAGGTAGGCTAGTTTTTCACCACGGGAGTTTATCTGGGTGTTGACTCTTTCAACCTTAACATCGAATAATTCTTCAAAAGCCTGTTTGATTTGTGGCTTCTTGGCTGTTCTTCGGACCACGAAGGTTAACTCGTTTTTGTAGTCAATTGCGTTCATACTTTTCTCAGTTAACTGTGGTTTGATTATTATATCGTAAGGATCCATTCATAACACCTACCTGTTCTGGAATAACTCTCCCAATTTTTCTATGGCAGATTTGGTGTAAACAGTGAGTCTTCCTGGATGGGTTCCTGGTGCAAGGAGTTCTGCATTGATATTGTCAACAACCACCACATCTACTCCGGGATGGTTTCTGGCTCCCAGACGGATTCCTTTGTCTTCTCCCACTACCAGTAAGGGGCCTTTAGGTGTTTTGTATTTTCTGCCCCTGGTTTTTCCTCTGCCTGCACGTATCTTACGGCCTTTTTTGGCTCTGATAACATCATCCATTATTCCCAAACTTTTGAAAATTTCCCGGGTATCTTTGGTCTTTTTGACACTGCACAGGGCATCGTCAACTACAAATGGTATTTGGGGGATGTTTTCAATTTGGTGTCCTCTTAATTCTACCAGTTCCTGGTTGGTGGTGGCAGCCAGTGCTGAACGTATGGCCAGTTTTCTTTCTTTTTTGTTGATCTTCTCTTGGATGATTCTGGCAGTTCTTGGGGGGTGAGCTCTTCTTCCGCCTGCGGCATGAGGTACGAATGCTGCTTTGGATCCTGCTGGGTGTCTTGAACCCTTAACACGAGGTACCATTGCAGCTCCTCTACCTGCACCGAATGATTCTGCTGTGGTTCGTTTACCTGCCATGGGGTCTGTTCCCCATGGTTGGATACGGGCACTTTGTCCAGAGAGAACAGCTCTTTTTATAAGGTCTGGCCTGTATTCTTCACTAAATATCTCTGGAAGCTCCATCTCGCCAGTAACTTTGCCTTTTAATGAGTAAACATTGATCTTCTTCATTCCCATCACTCTTTAATAATTAGGCTCCCTGCTTGGAGGCCGTACTGATATTTGATATTTGAGGAGCATCATCGTGTTTTCCGTGTGGTCTCATTGCTTTCCTGAGGATGACCAGTCTCTTGGATGGTCCTGGTAATGATCCTTTAAGAAGTAAGTAGTTATTTTTAACCATACCATACCTTACAAATCCACCGTCGGGATTTATCTCATCAGCCTGGTCCGCTTCCCCAATTTTTAATATTTTCTTATTGTACTCTGTGCGTTGGTGATATCCCATCTGTCCGGCCATTGGCACAGTCCACATGGTACGTTCTGGACTCCATGGTCCTATTGAACCCACGTGCCGTCCTTTGCTACTCCTGGCGGCTTTTCCGTACTGGATTCGGACACCCCATCTTTTTATAACTCCTTGGAATCCTTTACCTTTGGTGACAGCCACAGCATCTGTGTGTTCACCATCAGCAAAAACATCGGCAGGGTTGATTTCTTTACCCAGAACACTGATGGCATATTCCAGTTTGTCTTCCACACTGGATCCTCCTATGCCAAATTCCATTATTTCAGGTTTTTTCTTGGGGACACTGGCCAGTCTGGGTTTGGTATGTACTAATGCTCTTATTTCCACAACTGCATCCATTTTTTCCTTTAGCTCAGCTATTTGAGCTTCAGAATCATGGTTTTCCGGTAGTGTAATTTTTCTTTTTAGATCTTCGTCCATTTCTGCTGCCAGAACATCAGTCATGGCTTTGATTCCTCTTGATGTTTTTTGGTAAGCTCTGATACCAAAAACCACTGCTGGTGGTGTTTCTACCACTGTGACCGGGGAAGATATTTCAATTCCCTCGGTAGGTGAGTTCTTGGTGTTATCCAGCATGGTTACATGGGTCATGCCCACTTTATAACCTGGGAATCCCAAAAGACCCGGCTCTTCACTTTCGGGCCAGGAGCTAATTTGGGGTGATTCTCTGGCTGCTCTTTTTCTAGGACTAAATGCAACTGATCCTTTTCTAGGTTGATGATGTCTAGTCATCTAATATATTCCTCCTTACTCTTAGATTTTCCACTTTTCCAAATATGTGAACATGAATTAATTTAAGGGCATTCTAATTAGCCCTAATGTGCATTGTCAATTAATCATTTTTAATAATTGCAATCAATGCTTGTGCTAGCTTTAAATGCATTAAAAAGTATGCATTTTCATATCAAAATTTAATTAACCAATTAGCTTTTGCTAATTAAGCCACTATGGTCCCTGGTTATAGCATTAGCGTGTAACTAGTCCATTAGCATATTAAATACTGATAAAGTAGCTAAAACTGCCTCTTCAGTCCTTACAGTCTTAGTTCCCTGGTTAGGGATGATGTTAACCTCCAAGTCCAATAAGTCCCTGGGATTGCCCATTAATTCGTGTAAGCCCGAATATGGACCACCAAACAAAATAGCTAAGTGTTTGGAGCCCCTTAACCCCTCTCTTACTTCGTTTAAAACAGAAGCGATGGGTTCAGCATAGTGTGATGTGCCCACCACCAAATCTGGTCGTGGTTTTAACATGTCTATGCTATCATCTAAACTCTTATAAGTAGAAAGTACTTCATAACCCCAATAGAAATCAGGTTCATCTGGGGTGACAATTATTTCTTTTCCTAACTTATCTACCTTAAAGCTTATAACCCGGTTTACACTGAGCTTTTCCTTGCACAATGCATCCCGGTCGGCACCTATATCAACTATGGTACCCTTTTTGGTCCTTTTCAATGTAAGTCCCTGTCTAAAATCACCTGCACGGAGTTCTCCAGTTGGGTGATGAGGAGTTCTAAGCGGAGGTAATATTCCAACGTTCCGCAACTCCTTAGTTATAGGAAATACCTTTTTTCTAAGGTATTGTGGGGTATTCATATAAGTGAGGATATCACTAATAAACTTTACCCTTTTACGGTCTTCGGGGTCTTCGGTATCGCTGTAAACAACGATGTCTGTCACCCGAAACAGGGCAGCTGATCTGCCAATCAACCCTACTTTGTAAGTCTTTAGTTTTAAATCTTTTGTTTCTTTCAAAAATGAAGATGGTATAAAAATTGAAATATTTTTAACTGGCATCTTTAAATTTTTGTTTTTAATCCATATAATAACATATGTATATATAATGTATTTCTTACAATTTTTCAAGTGAATTTTTACCTAACTAATATATCAAGTACATCACTTACATCAAACGCATCCTACCAAATGTGCATCATGATACTGGATCTGGAAGTTTTAGACTTAATTAACTGATTATCTTATAAAAAAATACACGATGATCCCTATTTTTTAATTAAACTTATTGTTCAATGAGATTCTTTCATCTTATATTAGATTATTTCTTTAAGATTTTTCGGCGCGCAAAACAACCACTTCAACGTCCCGTTTTTCATCCTGGTGAAAGTGATAGATCCGTGGCAATGGAAAATTATAATAAAATCGATGGGTTATCTTCCCACCAATACTTCCCACCAGTTGCTCCAGGAACTCTTCTGTTTTAGCTAGATGAAATGAATAGACAACCGGAGCCATTTGAAGCGCTTTTTCTAGGAATTTCCTATCTGCATCCTTACGATGGGCTTTCTGTGCACCAAATGGAGGATTCTGGATCACAGTATCAGCGTTTTCCTGGAAATCATCAATATCCAAATTCACGAACCTGCATTTATGTTGAATTTTTAGTTTTTTGGCCTGATTTTCAGCAAC is drawn from Methanobacterium petrolearium and contains these coding sequences:
- a CDS encoding 50S ribosomal protein L22, translated to MAKLKYAYEGTGKVAKAAGRSLKISPKHSVEICREIRGMYLDEAKEYLEDVIQMKRPVPFKRHNKKVGHRKGLKGWPTGRYPKKAANQILDVLENAEANAEYQGMDTEDLMIIHISSHRGYVIRGYIPRAFGRATPFNTPTTHIQVVLGEAESA
- the rpsS gene encoding 30S ribosomal protein S19, whose protein sequence is MARKEFKYRGYTLEELQQMPLDNVIQLFPSRQRRSLKKGFLPRQKKVLEKIRKLKKDENKGGRPKIIRTHCRDMIVLPEMVGMTFGIYNGKEFVEVQIQPEMIGCYFGEFAVTRQKVQHGDPGMGATRSSMFVPLK
- a CDS encoding 50S ribosomal protein L2, yielding MGKRLIIQRRGRGTPTHRSASHRFKGKIQYRTYDDVEKNGSLNGKVVDIIHDPGRTAPVAKVKFENGEQKLILAPESIAINDEIACGVSAPIKPGNSLPLGEIPEGTPVYNLENNPGDGGKFVRSSGTYASLITHDVGKAIVELPSGELKAFNPQSRATIGVVAGGGRKEKPFLKAGNRHYATKAKGKKCMTVRGVAMNAVDHPHGGGNRQHPGRPTTVSRHAPPGRKVGSIAAKRTGKRR
- a CDS encoding 50S ribosomal protein L23 → MDPYDIIIKPQLTEKSMNAIDYKNELTFVVRRTAKKPQIKQAFEELFDVKVERVNTQINSRGEKLAYLKLTEEASAEDIAVKMGVF
- the rpl4p gene encoding 50S ribosomal protein L4, producing MKKINVYSLKGKVTGEMELPEIFSEEYRPDLIKRAVLSGQSARIQPWGTDPMAGKRTTAESFGAGRGAAMVPRVKGSRHPAGSKAAFVPHAAGGRRAHPPRTARIIQEKINKKERKLAIRSALAATTNQELVELRGHQIENIPQIPFVVDDALCSVKKTKDTREIFKSLGIMDDVIRAKKGRKIRAGRGKTRGRKYKTPKGPLLVVGEDKGIRLGARNHPGVDVVVVDNINAELLAPGTHPGRLTVYTKSAIEKLGELFQNR
- the rpl3p gene encoding 50S ribosomal protein L3; amino-acid sequence: MTRHHQPRKGSVAFSPRKRAARESPQISSWPESEEPGLLGFPGYKVGMTHVTMLDNTKNSPTEGIEISSPVTVVETPPAVVFGIRAYQKTSRGIKAMTDVLAAEMDEDLKRKITLPENHDSEAQIAELKEKMDAVVEIRALVHTKPRLASVPKKKPEIMEFGIGGSSVEDKLEYAISVLGKEINPADVFADGEHTDAVAVTKGKGFQGVIKRWGVRIQYGKAARSSKGRHVGSIGPWSPERTMWTVPMAGQMGYHQRTEYNKKILKIGEADQADEINPDGGFVRYGMVKNNYLLLKGSLPGPSKRLVILRKAMRPHGKHDDAPQISNISTASKQGA
- a CDS encoding putative RNA uridine N3 methyltransferase translates to MPVKNISIFIPSSFLKETKDLKLKTYKVGLIGRSAALFRVTDIVVYSDTEDPEDRKRVKFISDILTYMNTPQYLRKKVFPITKELRNVGILPPLRTPHHPTGELRAGDFRQGLTLKRTKKGTIVDIGADRDALCKEKLSVNRVISFKVDKLGKEIIVTPDEPDFYWGYEVLSTYKSLDDSIDMLKPRPDLVVGTSHYAEPIASVLNEVREGLRGSKHLAILFGGPYSGLHELMGNPRDLLDLEVNIIPNQGTKTVRTEEAVLATLSVFNMLMD
- a CDS encoding METTL5 family protein, producing MINKKRHLEMALQSIPPHPHPHPDLEQYHTPATIASDVVWNASVQGDIHRMKVVDLGCGTGILTLGAALMGADEVVGVDIDNDALMVAENQAKKLKIQHKCRFVNLDIDDFQENADTVIQNPPFGAQKAHRKDADRKFLEKALQMAPVVYSFHLAKTEEFLEQLVGSIGGKITHRFYYNFPLPRIYHFHQDEKRDVEVVVLRAEKS